GTTGCACAGCTGGCGATTCCCCGGGAACGATCAGCCTTCGACTGTCGTTTGCGACCCGGTGCTGGCACAAGTGACTGCGGTCATGGTTGGATGTGCGCTGACCCGACATTTCCAATCGTCATGAGCCAACAACGCTGGTCCGAGGCCTGCGAGCGCAACCGCGACCCGATCCTGGCCGTGCTGCGCCGATACCTGCATGACCGCCACCGGGTGCTGGAGATCGGCAGCGGCACCGGGCAGCATGCGGCGTACTTCGCCGAACACCTGCCGCACCTGCTGTGGCAGGCGAGCGACCATCCGGATTACCTAGGGGGTATTGCCGAGCGGCTGGAAGAGGCCGCGTTGCCCAACGCGCCAGCACCGTGGCCGCTGCAGGCGGAGCTGGCGCCGGTACGGGGGCTGGCGCCGTTGCCGGATGCGTTTGAGCGCTTCGACGCCGTGTTCAGTGCCAACACCCTGCACATCATGGGCTGGCCGCAGGTGGAGGCCTTCTTCGCTGGCCTGCCGGCGGTGATGGCCGAAGGTGCCCTGCTGTGTGTGTATGGGCCCTTCAACTACAGCGGCAGCTATAGCAGCGACAGCAACCGGCAGTTCGATGCCTGGCTGAAGGCGCGTGATCCGGAATCGGGGATCCGCGATGCCGAAGCGGTGGATGCGTTGGCATCGGCACAGGGGTTGGGGTTGGTGGAGGATTTCGCCATGCCGGCCAACAATCGGCTGCGGATCTGGGGTCGATGACACGCATGGCGTGTCACTACGCGCTTGCGTAACGCTAATGACCTGCATCGAACTGCCGGAGGCAGCGCTGGCAGCTACTGCTGATTTCCGCCAGAAGCTGATCCAGCACGCTGTGATCAATACCCTCACTGACCATAAGGTCGCGCTGCTGTTCCGCGACGCCGGGCAGGTGCAGGCACATGCTGGCGATCACAGTGAGCGCTTCGTCCACATCCAACCGAATGGCGGTTGCCGTTGCGCGCCAGTCGTTGAGCGTGATGTCCCACCATCGGTAGTGGCTTCCCACCTTCATTGCCAGCTTGAGCTTGCGTTTCTGCAGTTGGGGGTAGGGCAGTGCGCTGGAGATGTCATACAGCGGCGCCAGGCGAACCTCGCCGGA
This portion of the Stenotrophomonas aracearum genome encodes:
- a CDS encoding DUF938 domain-containing protein; this translates as MSQQRWSEACERNRDPILAVLRRYLHDRHRVLEIGSGTGQHAAYFAEHLPHLLWQASDHPDYLGGIAERLEEAALPNAPAPWPLQAELAPVRGLAPLPDAFERFDAVFSANTLHIMGWPQVEAFFAGLPAVMAEGALLCVYGPFNYSGSYSSDSNRQFDAWLKARDPESGIRDAEAVDALASAQGLGLVEDFAMPANNRLRIWGR